TGCCAGCGGCAACCTGGTGCTCGATTCGCGAAAATGGCCGCCCCGCGCCATCAACCTTGCGGACCGCGACTATTTCCAGGCCCACGTGCACAACGCCGACGCCGGCATCTTCCTCAGCCAGCCGTTCCAGCCACAGGTCACCGCGGAGAGCAAGTCCATCGGCCTGAGCCGCCGGGTGTCGGGGCCTGACGGCGCTTTCCGCGGCATCGTCGTCGGCGCGCTGCGCCTGAACTACTTTCGCAAGCTGTTCAATGGCGTCAGTGTCGGCTCCGGCGGTACGCTGACGCTGCTGCGCACCGACGGGACCATCATCATGCGCCGCCCGTACGACGATGCGTCGGTGGGCCGCAATATCTCGGCCAGCCCTTCCTTCGCGCCGCTGCTGCGCGGCACCGAAGGCAGCTTTATCGGCGTCGCCGCGGTCGACGGCGTGCAGCGGCTGTACAGCTACCGGCGCCTGCCCGACTTCCCGCTGATGGTGGTGGTCGGGCTCTCGGTCCACGACGTGCTGGCCCCCTGGTACAAGCGCGCATGGTGGTTTGCCGGGCTGATCGCCGTGGTCGATGCACTGATCGTGGCGCTGGCGGTGCTGCTGTCGCGCCAGTGGCGGCGCCGCCTCGACATGGAGGCGCACCTGCGCCTGATGGTGAATACCGATGGCCTGACCGGCCTGGGCAGCCGGCGTGCGCTGGATGACGCCGCCGACAAGGAGTGGCGGCGGGCACGGCGCGACGGCCGGCCGCTGTCGCTGCTGATGGTCGATGTCGACCACTTCAAGCAGTTCAACGACCGCTACGGCCACCTTGCCGGCGACGATGCGCTGGCCGCGGTCGGCGACAGCATCCAGAAGCAGATCCGCCGGCCGGGCGACTATGCCGGCCGCTACGGCGGCGAGGAATTCGCGATCCTGCTGCCCGGCACGGCGGCCGCCGGCGCCGCCAGGGTCGCCGAGGCGATTCGCCATGCGGTGCAGGCACTGGAGATCCCGAACGCGGGCAGCCCGCTCGGCGCGGTGACGGTCAGCATCGGCGTTGCCACCAGTTCGGCCAGAGGCGGGGACGCCCAGCCGTTCGCGGACCTGCGCGCCTTCCTGCATGGCGGCGACCAGGCGCTCTACCTGGCCAAGCGCGACGGCCGCAACCGCGTGGTGGTATTGGGCGAGGCCACGCCGGCGCTGGCCATCTGAGGCGGCGCCAGCCGCGCTGCAGCGACCCGGCCAGTGCCCTCAGTGCCCTCAGTGCCCTCAGTGCGTCCGGTGCAGGTAAGCCTCGACGTAGCTCACGCCGAACTGGATCAGGTCGCGGGTATCGCCTGAATGATGTCCCGCCTCGGCAGCCACCACCAGCGCCTGCGCCAGTTCCCGCAGGCGGTTCCGCAAGGCCTGCTTGTCCGGCCCCGCTACGGTCCTGAAATGGGTAAAGGCTTTCTCGGCGGCGTCCGCGATGTCGACCGCCGTCGCCTGCCCCTGCTCTCCCGCCTTGACGGCAGCGTTCACGATCTCGTCGACATAGAGCGCCACGATGGGCGTCACGCCGTCGTTGCCGGTCTTTACCGGATGGCGTGTCGCGTCGCCCCGGGCATGCTCGTCCACCATGACCGGCGCCCGCCCGCCTATCGGCGCGGTCGGCGCGGTCGGCGGCGCTGGCTGGCCGCTGTGCCGCAGCGAGCCGAAGCGCTGGGCAAAATGCCAGGTAAATTCGGCACCCAGCAGGAAAATCTGCGCGGCGTAGTACACCCATAACAGCAACACCACCAGCGACCCCGCGGCGCCATACCCGCTGGCCACGCCGCTCTTGCCGATGTACAGGCCGATCAGGAACTTGCCCAGCGTGAACAGCAGCGCCGTGACGATGGCGCCCAGCCAGACGTCGAACCAGCGGATCTTGGTGCGCGGCATGATCTTGTAGATCATCGCGAATACCACGGTCGTCAGCACCAGGCTGATGACGGTGTCCAGCACATGCCCGACCGCCTCGTCGATGCCCAGCAGCGGCCCCCACTCACGCCCCATCGCCGAGATGCCGGCACTGAGCAGCAGCGAAACGACCAGCAGGAAGCCGATGCCCAGGATCATGCCGAACGACAGCAGCCGCGCGCGCAGCAGCGCAAACAGGCCCGAACTCTTCTGGCGCTGCGGTACCCGCCAGATGCGGTCGAGCGCCGACTGCAGTTCCGCGAACACCGTGGTTGCGCCCACCACCAATGCCACCACGCCCAGGATGGCGGTGACCGTACTGGCGGCCGGCTCGCTGACCGCGACCAGCATGTCTTCGACCACCTGTGCCCCTTCCGCGCCGATCAGCCCGTTCAGCTCGCTGACGACCTCGCCGCGCGCCGCTTCGGCGCCGAATATCACGCCCGCCACGGTGATGACGATCATCAGCAGCGGGGCAATCGAGAAGACGGTGTAGTACGCCAGCGCCGCGCCCATGCTCGGGGCATAGTCGTCGATCCAGGAGTCGATGCTCTCGCGGATCAGCTCGAAGGCGGCGCGCGGCGACACGGGGCCAAGGGATAGCATGCGAGGTCCTGTCGCGTGTCCTGCATGGCAATAGCAAATCCCATTCCAGAGCACCGGGGCCCGCAATGCGGCGCCTGCGGCGGCCTCCTCGCGTTCCTTCCTGCAACGGGCGCTTCCGGAATTACCAGCCGCGTTTTTCTCCCCTGTGCGGCATGTGCCTGCCGGAATACCCGGCGGGCCGGTTCCGGTCAATCCAGCGACACCCCCAGCTTGCGGATCAGCTCGCCCCAGCGCTTGCTGCCGGCCGCCAGCCATGCCGTGGCCTGGGCGCCGTCGGTGGCCTGCGGCCTGACGCCTTGCGCCAGCAGCTTCTTCTGGAATCCCGCGTCCGCGAAGATCGTCTTCAGCTGCTGCTCCCAGCGCGTGCGGATCGGCGCGGGCGTGCCGGACGGCACCAGCATCACGAAAGCGAACTCGGCGTCGAAGCCGGATACGCCGGTCTCCGCCACGGTGGGCACATCGGGCAGCAAAGGATCGCGCCGCAGCCCGGATACCGCCAGCGGCACCAGCTTGCCGCTGCGGATGTACTGCACCGCGGTCGGCGTCGCCAGGAAGCCGGCCGGCACCTGCCCGGCGAGCACGTCGCTGAGCGCCGGGGCGTTGCCCTTGTATGGCACGTGCGTGCCCTGGATCTGCGTGCGCGCCTTCAGCATCTCGAAGGCGATATGCCCCGGCGACGCGATCCCCGCCGAGGCGTACGACAGGTCCTGCGCCTTCGCCATGGCCAGGAACTTGTCCAGGCTCGCGACCTTGATGGCCGGGTGCGTCACCAGCACCTGGTTGAAGGTGCCGGCCAGGCCCACCGGCTGCAGGTCGCGCACCGGGTCGAACGACATCTTGCGGTAGGCGAACGGGTTGACCGTCACCAGCGTGTCGGTCGACATCAGCAGCGTGTAGCCGTCAGGGGTAGCGCGCGCGGCGGCCTCGGCACCGACGTTGCCGCCGGCCCCAGCGCGGTTTTCCACCACCACCGGCTGCTTCAGGTCACGGCCCGCGCGCTCCGCGACCAGCCGGGCCACGGTATCGAGCGGCCCGCCGGCCGGAAAGTTGACGATGATGCGGACCGGCCGCGACGGGTAGGCGTCTTGCCCGTGCGCGGGCAAGACGGCCAGCAATGCGTAGCCGGCAAGGGCGGCAAGGGTGGCAAGGGCCCCCCGTCGGGGCCGGTGCGCGGCGGTGGGCAAACCAGTGGGCCGGGTAGCCATGGGGCGGGTCATGCGTTGTCTCCGTGTCTCTCGTTATCGATGGGTCAGGCCAGTGCGGTCGGGTTCGGGCTGGCATCGCTGTGCCCGATCATCGTCAGCACCAGCTGGTGCAGCAGTTCCTGGCGCACGCCCGCCAGCGCGGGCTCGTGCCACAGGTTGTGCGATTCGGCCGGGTCGCTCTCCAGGTCGTACAGTTCGCCCCAGTCCGCGCCCTCATAGAGGCTGAGCCGGTAGCGCGCGGTCTGCAGCGTGCGCATGCGCGTGCGCATCGGGAAATCGAACAGCGTGCGCTGGTTCTCTTCCTCGACCAGCACGGCCTCGCGCGGCAGCGGCTCGCCCGCCATGGCGGGCAGCAGCGACAAGCCCTGCATGCCGTTGTAGGGCAGGCAGCCGGCGCGCGCCAGGATGGTCGGGGCGATGTCGATGGTGGAACACAACGCCTGGCTGCGCACGGCCGGTGCCGTGGCCGGGGCCTGCGCGGCCCGCGCAGCGGGCTCGGACCACAGCAGCGGCGTGCGGATCAGGCCCTGGTAGTGCAGCGGTCCCTTCCACAGCAACTGGTGGTCGCCGAAGAAATCGCCGTGGTCGCTGGTGAACAGCACCACGGTATTGCGGTCCAGCCCCAGGGCCGCCAGCCGGGCCATCACCCGGCCGATGGTGTCGTCGATATGCGCGATCGAGCCATAGTTCAGCGCCAGCGCCTCGCGCGCCTCGCGCGCGGTGCAGGCGAACATCGCCGGCGTGTGCTTGACCGCGCGGCCGGCATCGCGCTGCGCGTGCATCCATTTGAGGTGCGGCGGCGCCAGCGCGGGATCGTCATGGAACGACGCGGGCAGCACCATGTCCTCGGGACGGTACATGTCCCAGTAGCGGCCGGGGGGCGTGAACGGGTGGTGCGGATCGGGGAACGAGCACTGGATCATGAACGGCGCGTCGGCCCGGGCGTATTGCTCCAGCAGGTCGATGGTGCGGTCGCCGATCCAGGCGGTGGTCGACAACGTCTCCGGCACGCGTGTGCGCCAGGCTTGCCGCGCGGCGCAGAGCGCGTAGTCCGGCGTCGGGATGGCGTGCTGCTGTCCGCACAGCGCAGCCACTTCCGGATGGTGTTGTTCAAGCCAGCGGCGGTAATGGCCGCCGGCGGTGTCGCCATGGTCGATCACCAGCTGCACGTCGCCGAAGCCATAGAACGGCAGCGACATGTCGAAGCCCGGATCGTCGCGCCACGCCGGCGCCCATTCCTGGTCGAAGCGCCCGGCCTCGGGCCGGCGCGCCTCGCCTTCGGTGCGCGGATCCTGCGGGCGCGGCCATACCGGCGGCAGCCCCGTCATGTTCTGCAGGTGCGACTTGCCGACCAGTCCGGTGCGGTAGCCCGCCTCGCGCAGCCGCTCGACAAAGGTCACCTGCGACAGCGGCAGCGGAATGCCGTTGTGGCGCGCGCCATGGGCCGACGGCATGCGCCCGGTCATCAGCGACGAGCGGTTGGGCATGCAGATCGGCGAGGCGACGTAGCAACGCTGCGCCACCCAGCCGCCGAGGCGGTCGATATTGGGCGTGCGCACGACATCGTTGCCATAAATGCCGAGGTGGTCGGCGCGGTGCTGGTCGGTGATGAAGAGCAGGAAATTGGGGCGCGGTGTCGGGTCGGACATATGGGGGGCTCAGGGGGCGGTCGGGGACGCTGTCGAAGCGACATGGCGCCACGTGTGAAAAGTATGGCATTGGCCGGGATGACATGGAAATGATTAAAATGGTCACTGCTATAACATCTTTGGCATACCGGAAACCCCATCATGGACTGGACCCAGCGCCTGCGCATCCGGCAACTGCATGTGCTGGTGGCGCTCTACGAAACCCGCAACGTCAGCCATACCGCGGAGCGGCTCAGCATGACGCAGCCGGCGCTGTCGCGCTGGCTGGCCGAGCTGGAAAGCGAACTCGGCGTCGCGCTGTTCGAGCGGCATTCGCGCGGCCTGGTGCCGACGCGTTTCTGCGAGGCGCTGGTGGTCCACGCCCGCACCATCCTCAGCGAGATCGAACGCACCCAGGCCACCATCCGCGTGATGGCGGACGGCGCGGCCGGGCAACTGGCGGTCGGCGCGACGCCGACGGTTGCGGTCGACCTGCTCCCCGCGGCGATCCGGCAATTCCGCGAGGCGTTTCCCGAGGCGCACCTGACGCTTGCCGAGGGCACCGTGGAAGACATGCTGCCGGCCCTGCGCGAAGGGCGGCTGGATTTCGTGGTCGGGCGCACCGAGGTGCAGGGCATCGACGCGCCGCTGCGCTGCGACCTGCTCTATCCCGAGACCATCCGCGTCATTGCCGGCCCGGCGCATCCGCTGGCGCGCCGGCGCAAGCTGCGCTGGGACGAGACGCGCGCCTATACATGGATCGGCCCGCCCGCCACCAGCCAGATCCGGCGCGAGCTGGACTACGAACTGGCACTGGCGGGCGAACCGGCGCCGA
This genomic interval from Cupriavidus oxalaticus contains the following:
- a CDS encoding sensor domain-containing diguanylate cyclase, encoding MIDLARRRLRVRLNPAAMIVPMTIALVVAIAGLGAAALAQMRSDALASASEASANLALTLERSISRNLHIYQFALAGVADAMQDPEVMQLPTALRQRVLFDRSINAEDMGSLVATDASGNLVLDSRKWPPRAINLADRDYFQAHVHNADAGIFLSQPFQPQVTAESKSIGLSRRVSGPDGAFRGIVVGALRLNYFRKLFNGVSVGSGGTLTLLRTDGTIIMRRPYDDASVGRNISASPSFAPLLRGTEGSFIGVAAVDGVQRLYSYRRLPDFPLMVVVGLSVHDVLAPWYKRAWWFAGLIAVVDALIVALAVLLSRQWRRRLDMEAHLRLMVNTDGLTGLGSRRALDDAADKEWRRARRDGRPLSLLMVDVDHFKQFNDRYGHLAGDDALAAVGDSIQKQIRRPGDYAGRYGGEEFAILLPGTAAAGAARVAEAIRHAVQALEIPNAGSPLGAVTVSIGVATSSARGGDAQPFADLRAFLHGGDQALYLAKRDGRNRVVVLGEATPALAI
- a CDS encoding YihY/virulence factor BrkB family protein codes for the protein MLSLGPVSPRAAFELIRESIDSWIDDYAPSMGAALAYYTVFSIAPLLMIVITVAGVIFGAEAARGEVVSELNGLIGAEGAQVVEDMLVAVSEPAASTVTAILGVVALVVGATTVFAELQSALDRIWRVPQRQKSSGLFALLRARLLSFGMILGIGFLLVVSLLLSAGISAMGREWGPLLGIDEAVGHVLDTVISLVLTTVVFAMIYKIMPRTKIRWFDVWLGAIVTALLFTLGKFLIGLYIGKSGVASGYGAAGSLVVLLLWVYYAAQIFLLGAEFTWHFAQRFGSLRHSGQPAPPTAPTAPIGGRAPVMVDEHARGDATRHPVKTGNDGVTPIVALYVDEIVNAAVKAGEQGQATAVDIADAAEKAFTHFRTVAGPDKQALRNRLRELAQALVVAAEAGHHSGDTRDLIQFGVSYVEAYLHRTH
- a CDS encoding Bug family tripartite tricarboxylate transporter substrate binding protein, with the translated sequence MTRPMATRPTGLPTAAHRPRRGALATLAALAGYALLAVLPAHGQDAYPSRPVRIIVNFPAGGPLDTVARLVAERAGRDLKQPVVVENRAGAGGNVGAEAAARATPDGYTLLMSTDTLVTVNPFAYRKMSFDPVRDLQPVGLAGTFNQVLVTHPAIKVASLDKFLAMAKAQDLSYASAGIASPGHIAFEMLKARTQIQGTHVPYKGNAPALSDVLAGQVPAGFLATPTAVQYIRSGKLVPLAVSGLRRDPLLPDVPTVAETGVSGFDAEFAFVMLVPSGTPAPIRTRWEQQLKTIFADAGFQKKLLAQGVRPQATDGAQATAWLAAGSKRWGELIRKLGVSLD
- a CDS encoding sulfatase family protein is translated as MSDPTPRPNFLLFITDQHRADHLGIYGNDVVRTPNIDRLGGWVAQRCYVASPICMPNRSSLMTGRMPSAHGARHNGIPLPLSQVTFVERLREAGYRTGLVGKSHLQNMTGLPPVWPRPQDPRTEGEARRPEAGRFDQEWAPAWRDDPGFDMSLPFYGFGDVQLVIDHGDTAGGHYRRWLEQHHPEVAALCGQQHAIPTPDYALCAARQAWRTRVPETLSTTAWIGDRTIDLLEQYARADAPFMIQCSFPDPHHPFTPPGRYWDMYRPEDMVLPASFHDDPALAPPHLKWMHAQRDAGRAVKHTPAMFACTAREAREALALNYGSIAHIDDTIGRVMARLAALGLDRNTVVLFTSDHGDFFGDHQLLWKGPLHYQGLIRTPLLWSEPAARAAQAPATAPAVRSQALCSTIDIAPTILARAGCLPYNGMQGLSLLPAMAGEPLPREAVLVEEENQRTLFDFPMRTRMRTLQTARYRLSLYEGADWGELYDLESDPAESHNLWHEPALAGVRQELLHQLVLTMIGHSDASPNPTALA
- a CDS encoding LysR family transcriptional regulator; the protein is MDWTQRLRIRQLHVLVALYETRNVSHTAERLSMTQPALSRWLAELESELGVALFERHSRGLVPTRFCEALVVHARTILSEIERTQATIRVMADGAAGQLAVGATPTVAVDLLPAAIRQFREAFPEAHLTLAEGTVEDMLPALREGRLDFVVGRTEVQGIDAPLRCDLLYPETIRVIAGPAHPLARRRKLRWDETRAYTWIGPPATSQIRRELDYELALAGEPAPTVRIESATVLANVALLQQSELLAVMSGRMTEFFRALGQVVALPLPYRREGTVGVLRHRDAEQTPLRQAFMAALVAAAR